In Reinekea thalattae, a genomic segment contains:
- a CDS encoding patatin-like phospholipase family protein, whose protein sequence is MLKRKPYCLVLGGGGAKGVYHIGVWQALRELRIPVNAFIGNSIGAIMGAFFAQHDEDKLIEISENIDINSLIQFADEEHSDKGNSLRQSIKYWQAASQKLIQRKGLDTRPIRKLLEQALDEQRIRQSGYDFGITTINVSDLQPRDVFIENMEAGELINYVLASASFPGFEQPTIAGKKYIDGGLYDNLPYRMARQRGYRKIILVDISGIGVSRRPKTEGSETIYIKNSIDMGSVFDFSSDFMVQYRQLGYLDTMRVFGKLKGYRYFLKNKDRLEKKWQAKQQHNESLAKLKKYFPDEMKHDRRDLLKIVDTCAQLLQVDKIKAYSFSDLISAINEELADTENKAKRFLAKHHLDSDQATLKLLDALTKEVMTRELLSENPYYYYLLMKDHNHKRTIAIAEKALFGLVPELEILKFYLTDVRDFQA, encoded by the coding sequence ATGTTAAAACGTAAACCCTATTGTTTAGTGCTTGGCGGCGGCGGCGCAAAAGGCGTTTATCACATTGGTGTCTGGCAAGCGCTCAGAGAACTGCGTATTCCAGTTAATGCTTTTATTGGCAATTCTATTGGTGCCATTATGGGGGCTTTTTTCGCTCAACATGACGAAGACAAACTGATCGAAATATCCGAAAACATCGATATCAACTCTCTGATTCAATTTGCCGACGAAGAACACAGCGACAAAGGCAACTCTCTTCGTCAATCGATAAAATACTGGCAAGCGGCTTCACAAAAGTTAATCCAGCGTAAGGGGCTAGATACCCGCCCTATTCGCAAGCTGCTCGAACAAGCACTCGATGAACAGCGCATTCGACAGTCTGGTTATGACTTTGGCATAACGACCATTAACGTTAGTGACCTTCAGCCCAGAGACGTTTTCATAGAAAACATGGAAGCAGGCGAGCTGATTAATTACGTACTTGCCAGTGCCTCCTTCCCTGGTTTTGAACAACCCACTATTGCTGGAAAAAAATACATCGACGGCGGACTTTACGACAACCTTCCCTATCGCATGGCACGGCAACGCGGTTATCGCAAAATCATCTTAGTGGATATTTCAGGTATTGGCGTCAGTCGCCGCCCTAAAACCGAAGGCTCAGAAACTATCTATATAAAAAATTCGATCGATATGGGCAGTGTTTTCGACTTCAGCTCAGACTTTATGGTGCAATACCGACAACTCGGCTATCTAGATACCATGCGAGTGTTTGGCAAACTCAAAGGTTATCGTTATTTTTTAAAAAACAAAGATCGCTTAGAGAAAAAGTGGCAAGCCAAACAGCAACATAACGAATCCTTAGCCAAGCTAAAAAAATACTTTCCAGATGAGATGAAGCACGACCGACGTGACTTACTCAAAATTGTCGATACCTGTGCTCAATTATTGCAGGTAGATAAAATTAAAGCCTACAGTTTTTCTGATCTGATCAGCGCCATCAACGAAGAGCTAGCAGACACTGAGAACAAAGCTAAGCGCTTTTTGGCTAAGCATCACCTAGACAGCGATCAAGCTACGTTAAAGTTACTCGATGCGCTAACAAAAGAAGTGATGACGCGCGAATTGCTCAGCGAAAACCCTTACTACTATTATTTGCTGATGAAAGATCACAACCATAAGCGAACGATCGCGATCGCAGAAAAAGCACTTTTCGGCTTAGTTCCTGAGTTGGAGATTTTGAAGTTTTATTTAACCGATGTGCGCGACTTTCAGGCTTAG
- a CDS encoding DUF6787 family protein, whose product MNEKGSTVKSAPLDDSSKQTWIEKLKQRWGVSSGYQFVVILLVFSVTGSSTAWLVPNLFSLFGVNLQSGLGVKVALIFSGFVTYQLLLICFGFLAGQLRFFWQFEKKSLGRIGKLIRLLFRQ is encoded by the coding sequence ATGAATGAAAAGGGCTCTACCGTTAAATCGGCCCCGTTAGACGACAGCAGCAAACAGACTTGGATTGAAAAGCTCAAGCAGCGTTGGGGCGTGTCCAGCGGTTATCAGTTTGTGGTTATCTTACTGGTGTTTTCAGTGACAGGCTCAAGTACCGCCTGGCTGGTACCAAACCTGTTTTCGTTGTTTGGCGTTAACCTTCAAAGCGGTCTGGGTGTTAAGGTCGCGCTGATTTTCTCTGGCTTTGTGACTTATCAACTGCTGCTTATTTGCTTTGGTTTTTTGGCAGGCCAGTTACGTTTTTTTTGGCAGTTTGAAAAAAAATCACTTGGGCGAATAGGTAAATTAATCCGTTTATTGTTTCGCCAATAA
- a CDS encoding copper chaperone PCu(A)C: protein MKVMFYGLAIIASCSHFLAQATDHTHSSHTHSSHSSHATHQTESALVISDARAKATIPGVKVSLGYFKISNHSDANIRLVAAETPVAEHVEYHSMEIKNNTMSMRMIKHIDIPAHETVVFGPNSYHLMFVAIQSSFVDGQSFPVTLIADDGSRYEVMMHVQNLDSNSGSHSHSHTHSH from the coding sequence ATGAAAGTTATGTTTTATGGCTTAGCCATAATCGCAAGTTGTAGTCATTTTTTAGCGCAGGCTACCGATCATACTCATTCTTCCCATACACATTCTTCGCACTCATCTCATGCGACTCACCAGACTGAATCGGCTTTGGTTATTTCTGACGCGCGTGCTAAAGCGACCATTCCAGGCGTTAAGGTGAGCTTAGGTTATTTTAAAATCAGTAATCACAGTGATGCTAACATCCGTTTAGTGGCTGCTGAAACGCCAGTTGCTGAGCATGTTGAATATCATTCGATGGAAATTAAAAATAACACTATGTCTATGCGGATGATTAAGCATATCGACATTCCCGCTCATGAAACGGTCGTTTTTGGCCCAAACAGTTATCACCTAATGTTTGTGGCAATTCAATCGTCTTTCGTCGATGGGCAATCATTTCCGGTAACGCTAATCGCAGATGATGGTTCTCGTTATGAGGTGATGATGCATGTGCAGAATCTAGATTCAAACTCTGGCTCACATTCTCATTCGCACACCCACTCGCATTAA
- a CDS encoding SCO family protein: MKMNPARWAILAGGIFIAIILALYLSNITVPVGERQKSLDQLGGRFQLTSLNGPIDTDDYLGKTLVLYFGFLNCAEVCPSSMGVMSTAFRLLEPDAYEQVQGFFISVDPGRDDYQSLYDFSQYFDKRILGLTGTQAEVDSVTDMFGVYVDIVEMESSVLSYTVDHSSRFFVIDPNGQLVDAMSHSTTPVELAARIERVIESNSVNTQD; encoded by the coding sequence ATGAAGATGAACCCAGCTCGCTGGGCGATTCTGGCTGGCGGTATTTTTATCGCGATTATTCTTGCGCTTTATTTATCCAATATTACGGTGCCTGTCGGTGAACGGCAAAAATCACTCGATCAGCTGGGTGGTCGGTTTCAGCTAACTAGCCTGAACGGTCCGATCGATACTGATGATTACCTTGGCAAAACTCTGGTGCTTTATTTTGGCTTTTTGAATTGCGCAGAGGTATGCCCATCATCGATGGGGGTTATGTCGACAGCATTTCGCTTGCTTGAGCCAGATGCTTACGAGCAGGTGCAGGGCTTTTTTATTAGCGTTGATCCAGGCCGAGACGATTACCAGTCGCTGTACGATTTTTCTCAGTATTTTGACAAGCGCATTCTTGGCTTGACCGGCACTCAAGCAGAAGTGGATTCAGTCACCGATATGTTTGGTGTCTACGTTGATATTGTTGAGATGGAATCGTCCGTGCTCAGTTATACCGTTGATCACTCGTCACGGTTTTTTGTCATTGACCCGAATGGCCAGTTAGTAGACGCCATGAGTCACAGTACGACACCTGTTGAGTTAGCCGCACGTATTGAGCGCGTGATTGAATCAAATTCAGTTAACACACAGGATTAA
- the cyoE gene encoding heme o synthase, whose product MLRHYLRLTKPGIIRGNLIAAAGGFFLASQGQIDWFLLLAVCVGLVCIVASGCVFNNYIDRDIDAKMKRTCERELVLKVVPVSHALIFATLLGVIGFAVLYRYTTPVAFGFGVLGVLVYVGLYSLYYKRHSVHGTLIGGFSGACPPVIGYCAVTGQYDAGAAILFLTFCIWQMPHSYAIAIYRFEDYKAANIPVLPIQAGISKARVHIIAYILAFAVAAMALTYLGYAGSFYALGMGLVSLYWLYIAKAGFQKMPAKQWGKQLTIFSIVSIFVFCILISLDFSRIVHTEEPLASLITHQVVGDLL is encoded by the coding sequence ATGCTGAGACATTATTTAAGACTGACCAAACCGGGCATTATCCGTGGCAATTTGATTGCCGCGGCGGGCGGTTTCTTTTTGGCCTCACAGGGCCAGATAGATTGGTTCTTGCTGCTGGCGGTTTGTGTTGGATTGGTATGCATCGTCGCTTCAGGCTGCGTATTTAATAATTACATCGATAGAGATATCGATGCAAAAATGAAACGCACCTGTGAGCGTGAGCTGGTTCTTAAGGTTGTTCCTGTCTCGCATGCATTGATATTTGCTACGCTGCTGGGTGTTATTGGCTTTGCTGTATTGTATCGCTACACCACTCCAGTGGCGTTTGGTTTCGGTGTGCTGGGTGTTTTGGTTTATGTGGGCCTTTACTCACTCTATTATAAGCGCCATTCGGTACACGGAACATTGATCGGTGGCTTCTCAGGCGCTTGTCCACCGGTTATTGGTTATTGCGCGGTCACCGGTCAGTATGATGCCGGTGCTGCCATTTTGTTTTTAACCTTTTGTATTTGGCAAATGCCTCATTCTTACGCTATTGCGATCTATCGTTTCGAAGATTACAAGGCTGCCAATATCCCTGTGTTACCGATTCAGGCGGGTATTTCTAAAGCACGAGTTCATATCATTGCTTATATTCTAGCCTTTGCTGTTGCCGCGATGGCGCTGACTTATTTAGGTTATGCCGGTAGCTTCTATGCATTAGGTATGGGTTTAGTGAGTCTGTATTGGCTGTATATTGCTAAGGCCGGTTTCCAAAAAATGCCCGCTAAACAGTGGGGCAAGCAGCTAACTATTTTCTCGATTGTGAGTATCTTTGTTTTTTGTATTTTGATTTCGTTAGATTTCTCACGGATCGTACATACCGAAGAGCCGCTAGCGAGCCTGATCACTCATCAGGTGGTTGGTGATCTGCTATGA
- the cyoD gene encoding cytochrome o ubiquinol oxidase subunit IV, producing MSTSSEQTHGGQAHGSVKEYVIGLLLSIVLTVIPFLMVANEVGPAQLLIPVILICAVAQILVQLIFFLHMNTSSEQMWNTTSAVFVVVIVAIILVGSLWIMQHLNHNMLMGH from the coding sequence ATGAGTACGTCTTCTGAACAGACACATGGCGGTCAAGCACATGGTAGCGTCAAAGAGTATGTCATCGGTTTATTATTATCGATTGTACTGACGGTTATTCCATTCTTAATGGTTGCTAATGAAGTAGGTCCAGCACAGTTGCTGATTCCAGTGATTTTGATCTGTGCGGTAGCGCAGATCTTGGTCCAGTTGATTTTCTTCTTACATATGAACACCTCCTCTGAACAGATGTGGAATACCACATCTGCAGTGTTTGTGGTGGTTATTGTAGCGATTATCTTAGTGGGCTCACTTTGGATCATGCAGCATCTAAATCACAACATGTTAATGGGTCACTAA
- the cyoC gene encoding cytochrome o ubiquinol oxidase subunit III, which yields MTTNTELHGIDAHDDHDHHDYAGDTLFGFWIYILSDCLLFGTLFATYAVFSNSFAGQIEATELFSLPFVAGETALLLLSSFTFGIAMLQANAGKMRGLIIWLSITFALGFAFLCMELYEFHHFTHEGATFHSSAFWSAFYTLVGTHGLHVFAGLLWMLVLFVHFKRDGLTSANKTRLACLSLFWHFLDVIWICVFSVVYLMGVL from the coding sequence ATGACTACAAATACTGAATTACACGGAATCGACGCTCATGATGATCACGATCATCATGACTACGCTGGCGATACCCTGTTTGGCTTTTGGATTTATATCCTAAGCGATTGCTTACTGTTCGGTACGCTATTTGCGACCTACGCGGTTTTCTCTAACAGCTTTGCTGGCCAAATTGAGGCGACAGAGCTGTTCAGCTTACCGTTTGTTGCCGGTGAAACGGCTTTGCTGTTGCTCAGTAGTTTTACCTTTGGTATTGCCATGCTGCAAGCCAATGCAGGCAAGATGCGCGGGCTGATCATTTGGTTGTCGATCACCTTTGCGTTAGGTTTTGCGTTTCTCTGTATGGAGCTCTATGAGTTCCATCACTTTACTCACGAGGGTGCCACTTTCCACAGCAGCGCTTTTTGGTCTGCTTTTTATACGCTAGTTGGCACGCACGGGTTACACGTTTTTGCTGGCCTATTATGGATGCTAGTGTTGTTTGTTCACTTTAAGCGTGATGGCTTAACCTCGGCAAACAAAACTCGTCTGGCTTGCTTAAGCTTATTCTGGCACTTCCTTGATGTCATTTGGATTTGTGTCTTTAGCGTTGTTTATCTGATGGGAGTCCTTTAA
- the cyoB gene encoding cytochrome o ubiquinol oxidase subunit I produces MFGKLNWDVIPFHDPVVFPVMIAVVVGGLSLLGLVTYLGKWKYLWKEWFTSVDHKKIGIMYIIVALVMMLRGFADALMMRTQQAASTIDASYLPPEHYDQIFTAHGVIMIFFVAMPLVVGLMNIIVPLQIGARDVAFPFLNSLSFWLFVVGAILINASLFIGEFAATGWLAYPPLSGMEYSPWVGVDYWLWSLQISGIGTLLTGVNFVVTILRMRAPGMKLMQMPVFTWTSLCANTLIVLAFPILTVTLTLLTLDRYIGTHFFTNDMGGNQMMYVNLIWAWGHPEVYILVLPAFGIFSEITATFSRKRLFGYTSLVLATAVIMVLSFIVWLHHFFTMGAGASVNAFFGIATMIISIPTGVKIFNWLFTMYKGRVEFSASMWWTISFLFTFTIGGMTGVMLAVPAANFVLHNSLFVIAHFHNVIIGGAVFGYFAGFTYWFPKATGFMLNEKWGKISCALWTTGFFVTFMPIYVLGFNGMTRRLNVADNPDWAPLLWISACGVFIIASGIASQLYQVFISIRDRKQNMDTTGDPWNARTLEWATSSPPPFYNFALLPKIHDRDEHFYRKEEGTAYQKPDRYKRIHMPKNTWAGLVISGFAALLGFGFIWYIWWLVIASGIGILASWIAYSLERNKDYFVEVAEVEEIEGQHLANVFEAQKAAKTSVEGA; encoded by the coding sequence ATTTTCGGGAAGTTAAATTGGGATGTTATCCCATTCCATGATCCTGTGGTTTTTCCAGTTATGATTGCTGTCGTTGTTGGTGGTCTTAGCCTTTTAGGATTAGTGACCTACCTTGGCAAATGGAAATACTTGTGGAAGGAATGGTTTACCTCGGTCGATCATAAAAAGATCGGCATAATGTATATCATCGTTGCTTTGGTGATGATGCTGCGAGGCTTTGCCGATGCATTGATGATGCGAACGCAGCAGGCAGCTTCAACGATTGATGCTTCTTATTTACCGCCAGAACATTACGACCAAATATTTACTGCGCACGGCGTTATCATGATCTTCTTCGTCGCGATGCCGCTCGTTGTTGGTCTGATGAACATTATTGTGCCGCTACAGATTGGCGCGCGTGATGTCGCGTTCCCGTTCTTGAACTCTTTAAGTTTCTGGTTATTTGTTGTTGGTGCCATCTTAATTAACGCATCACTCTTTATTGGCGAATTCGCAGCAACAGGTTGGTTGGCTTATCCGCCTCTGTCGGGGATGGAGTACAGTCCGTGGGTTGGTGTCGATTACTGGCTCTGGTCGTTGCAGATATCCGGTATTGGTACTCTGCTAACCGGTGTTAACTTTGTGGTCACCATTTTAAGAATGCGTGCTCCAGGCATGAAGCTAATGCAAATGCCGGTGTTTACTTGGACATCGCTGTGCGCAAATACTCTGATCGTATTGGCGTTCCCGATCTTGACCGTAACGCTCACGCTACTGACGCTAGACCGTTACATTGGCACCCATTTCTTTACCAATGATATGGGCGGTAACCAGATGATGTACGTTAACCTCATCTGGGCGTGGGGGCATCCGGAAGTTTATATCCTTGTTTTGCCTGCCTTTGGTATCTTTTCTGAAATTACAGCGACATTCTCGCGCAAACGCCTGTTTGGCTATACCTCGCTGGTATTGGCAACAGCCGTGATCATGGTGCTGTCGTTCATCGTTTGGTTACACCACTTCTTCACCATGGGTGCAGGCGCGAGTGTGAATGCCTTCTTTGGTATTGCCACGATGATTATTTCGATACCCACGGGCGTTAAAATATTTAACTGGTTGTTTACCATGTATAAAGGCCGGGTCGAATTCTCAGCCAGTATGTGGTGGACCATATCGTTCTTATTCACCTTTACCATTGGTGGTATGACTGGTGTGATGTTAGCAGTACCTGCGGCGAACTTTGTTTTACACAACAGTTTGTTTGTTATTGCTCACTTCCATAACGTGATTATTGGTGGTGCCGTGTTTGGCTACTTTGCTGGCTTTACTTACTGGTTCCCTAAAGCGACTGGTTTCATGCTGAACGAGAAGTGGGGCAAGATCTCCTGTGCGCTATGGACAACGGGCTTCTTTGTCACCTTTATGCCGATTTACGTGCTTGGCTTTAATGGTATGACACGTCGACTTAACGTTGCCGATAATCCAGATTGGGCGCCATTGTTATGGATTTCTGCCTGTGGCGTATTCATTATCGCCTCTGGTATTGCCTCGCAGTTGTATCAGGTATTTATCAGTATTCGAGATCGCAAACAGAATATGGATACCACTGGTGATCCATGGAATGCGCGTACTCTTGAGTGGGCAACCTCTTCTCCGCCGCCGTTTTATAACTTTGCTTTGTTACCGAAAATTCATGATCGTGACGAGCACTTCTATCGCAAAGAAGAAGGTACGGCTTACCAAAAACCAGATCGCTATAAGCGTATTCACATGCCTAAGAACACCTGGGCGGGCTTGGTCATTAGTGGCTTTGCAGCGCTGTTAGGCTTTGGCTTTATCTGGTACATCTGGTGGCTAGTGATTGCCAGCGGCATTGGTATTTTGGCCTCTTGGATTGCTTATAGCTTAGAGCGCAATAAAGACTACTTTGTTGAAGTTGCCGAAGTCGAAGAGATTGAAGGACAACACTTGGCGAATGTATTTGAGGCTCAAAAGGCCGCTAAAACGTCAGTTGAGGGTGCATAA
- the cyoA gene encoding ubiquinol oxidase subunit II has product MKVRFINKIALALVATVAVVFLGVLFSTDMVLFDPKGSIGSAQKALIITSVLLMAIVIVPVLFMAFYFPYKYRHTNKDAEYKPNWEHSTKIEIVVWTVPCLIIAALGWVTYQTSHSLDPRQEIVSDKPPLTIQVVAMNWKWLFIYPEHEIATVNEVSFPVDRPVEFLVTSDATMNSFFIPQLGSQVYAMAGMENRLNLMATEAGSYRGMSANYSGFGFANMRFQAHVTDEATFNQWVEDVQTNAQTLDDAAYAALKANEKEQIKKPHPVTYYTSIEPLRFKDIIETHSGVRNGL; this is encoded by the coding sequence ATGAAAGTAAGGTTTATTAATAAAATTGCCTTGGCACTGGTGGCCACGGTCGCCGTTGTTTTTTTGGGCGTACTCTTCAGCACCGACATGGTTCTATTCGATCCGAAAGGTAGCATCGGTAGCGCGCAGAAAGCATTAATCATAACGTCAGTACTGCTGATGGCTATTGTCATCGTGCCCGTGTTGTTTATGGCGTTTTATTTCCCGTATAAGTATCGCCACACCAATAAAGATGCTGAATACAAGCCGAATTGGGAACATTCGACGAAAATTGAAATCGTTGTATGGACCGTTCCATGCTTGATTATTGCAGCATTGGGTTGGGTAACTTATCAAACCTCCCATTCTTTGGATCCGCGGCAGGAGATCGTTTCTGATAAGCCGCCGTTGACGATTCAGGTTGTTGCTATGAATTGGAAGTGGCTATTTATTTACCCAGAGCACGAAATTGCGACGGTAAATGAAGTGAGCTTCCCAGTTGATCGGCCCGTGGAGTTTTTGGTGACCTCAGATGCCACCATGAATTCATTCTTTATTCCACAGTTAGGCAGTCAAGTGTACGCCATGGCAGGTATGGAAAACCGTCTAAACCTAATGGCGACGGAAGCAGGAAGCTATCGCGGTATGTCTGCTAATTACAGTGGCTTTGGTTTTGCCAATATGCGTTTTCAGGCGCATGTAACCGATGAAGCTACTTTTAATCAGTGGGTTGAGGATGTTCAAACGAATGCTCAGACTTTAGATGATGCGGCTTACGCAGCATTAAAAGCGAACGAAAAAGAGCAGATTAAGAAACCTCACCCTGTCACTTACTATACCTCCATTGAACCGCTTAGATTCAAGGACATCATCGAGACACACTCAGGAGTACGAAATGGCCTATAA
- a CDS encoding flavodoxin domain-containing protein — protein MGVFVGTAGGTSMKIVEALVKAFNIDEEDIFNMEDDFDEIDDLLAYDVLFLGSSTWGQGDTHFSWVDALLDIDTGDVDFAGKTVAFFGAGDSHKHSENFCSALGKLYQSFTSAGARAIGFIPKQLYQYDFSLAEVEEQWCGCGIDEINEAEKTSERIGAWLSSLKQALS, from the coding sequence ATGGGTGTGTTTGTTGGAACGGCTGGCGGCACTTCAATGAAAATTGTGGAGGCGTTGGTTAAGGCATTTAATATTGATGAAGAAGACATCTTTAATATGGAAGATGACTTTGACGAAATAGATGACCTGTTGGCTTACGATGTGTTGTTTTTAGGCAGTTCGACTTGGGGGCAGGGTGATACGCATTTTTCTTGGGTTGATGCTCTGTTGGATATTGATACCGGTGATGTTGATTTTGCTGGAAAGACGGTGGCGTTTTTTGGCGCTGGCGATTCGCACAAGCATTCAGAGAATTTTTGCAGTGCCTTGGGCAAGCTCTATCAATCTTTTACTTCAGCAGGCGCTCGTGCCATTGGCTTTATCCCTAAGCAGCTTTATCAATACGATTTCTCATTGGCAGAAGTTGAAGAGCAGTGGTGTGGTTGTGGTATTGATGAGATTAATGAAGCGGAAAAAACCTCTGAGCGCATCGGTGCTTGGCTTTCGTCTTTAAAGCAAGCTTTATCCTAA
- a CDS encoding Re/Si-specific NAD(P)(+) transhydrogenase subunit alpha: protein MNIAVPIDTTAGETRVPVSPDTTKKLIELGFTVSIEKGAGAQSQFSDQDYLDSGATIESDVAKLYANADVLLKLNAPEAKHPTSKKGELEMLGANKTWISFLAPAQNADLLDALKEANISAISLESIPRISRAQKMDILSSMANIAGYRAVVEAAHNFGRFFTGQVTAAGKIPPAKVLVIGAGVAGLAAIGAAKSLGAIVRAFDTRLEVKEQIQSMGGEFLTVEIEEDGSGAGGYAKQMSKEFIEAEMALFLEQAKEVDIIITTALIPGKAAPKLITEEMVKAMKPGSVIVDLAAPNGGNCECTVKDEVVTAHNVKVVGYTNLAGRAANQASTLLSNNVLRLVEHLCPEKDGKLHFDLEDEITRGCTVVHDKDILWPPPPPKLSAAPQKPAVQPEPAAEPEVSKVKKAKPIALYWLVAGALLLGLGQVAPADFMGHFTVFVLSIFVGWQVIWNVSHSLHTPLMAVTNAISGIVIIGSLLQVSSSSAIITGIAAIGILMASINIGGGFFVTRRMLNMFRKEG, encoded by the coding sequence CTGAACATTGCAGTGCCTATTGACACCACTGCCGGAGAAACACGGGTTCCTGTCAGTCCTGACACGACCAAAAAACTGATTGAATTAGGCTTTACCGTCAGCATCGAAAAAGGTGCCGGTGCTCAATCACAGTTTTCTGATCAAGATTACCTAGACTCAGGCGCAACGATTGAATCTGACGTCGCTAAGCTTTATGCCAATGCTGACGTACTACTAAAGCTCAACGCACCTGAAGCTAAACACCCAACAAGCAAGAAGGGTGAGTTAGAAATGCTTGGCGCAAACAAGACCTGGATTTCTTTCTTAGCTCCGGCGCAAAATGCAGATTTACTCGACGCACTTAAAGAAGCCAACATCAGTGCTATTTCTCTTGAGTCGATTCCGCGTATTTCTCGCGCACAAAAAATGGATATTCTTAGCTCGATGGCCAACATTGCTGGCTATCGTGCTGTGGTTGAAGCAGCACACAACTTTGGTCGCTTCTTTACTGGCCAAGTCACCGCTGCAGGTAAAATTCCACCAGCAAAAGTATTGGTGATTGGTGCCGGTGTTGCAGGTCTTGCAGCCATTGGTGCCGCAAAAAGCTTAGGTGCGATTGTTCGCGCGTTCGACACTCGCTTAGAAGTGAAAGAACAAATTCAATCCATGGGTGGTGAATTCCTTACCGTTGAGATTGAAGAAGACGGTTCTGGCGCTGGCGGTTACGCCAAGCAGATGTCGAAAGAGTTTATCGAAGCCGAAATGGCATTGTTCTTAGAACAGGCTAAAGAAGTCGATATCATCATCACCACCGCACTGATTCCAGGTAAGGCAGCACCGAAGCTGATTACCGAAGAAATGGTTAAAGCGATGAAGCCAGGCTCTGTCATTGTTGACTTAGCTGCGCCAAACGGCGGTAACTGTGAATGTACGGTTAAAGATGAAGTGGTTACAGCGCACAACGTTAAAGTTGTTGGCTACACCAATCTAGCGGGCCGAGCGGCAAACCAAGCTTCGACACTACTAAGTAATAATGTGTTACGTTTGGTTGAGCACCTATGCCCTGAAAAAGATGGCAAGTTGCACTTCGACCTAGAAGATGAAATCACTCGTGGCTGCACTGTGGTTCATGACAAAGACATCCTATGGCCACCACCGCCACCAAAACTTTCCGCTGCTCCGCAAAAACCAGCGGTTCAACCTGAGCCTGCTGCTGAGCCAGAAGTTTCTAAAGTTAAAAAAGCCAAACCGATTGCACTGTACTGGCTGGTCGCTGGTGCGTTACTGCTTGGTTTAGGCCAGGTTGCACCAGCTGACTTTATGGGTCACTTCACTGTATTTGTGTTGTCTATTTTTGTCGGTTGGCAAGTTATTTGGAACGTAAGCCACTCATTGCATACGCCATTAATGGCGGTCACCAATGCGATCTCTGGGATCGTCATTATTGGTAGTTTGCTACAGGTATCGAGCAGCTCTGCAATTATTACAGGCATTGCCGCGATCGGTATTTTAATGGCAAGTATCAATATTGGCGGCGGCTTCTTTGTGACTCGCCGCATGCTTAACATGTTCCGTAAAGAGGGCTAA